Proteins co-encoded in one Megalops cyprinoides isolate fMegCyp1 chromosome 1, fMegCyp1.pri, whole genome shotgun sequence genomic window:
- the usp22 gene encoding ubiquitin carboxyl-terminal hydrolase 22 isoform X1, producing the protein MSPAGCSHVNGFKVENWKQNLRVIYQCFVWSGTAETRKRKAKSCICHMCGAHLNRLHSCLHCVFFGCFTKKHIHEHAKNKRHNLAIDLLYGGIYCFVCQDYIYDKDMEQIAKDEQRKAWKLQGIGEKYSTWEPTKRELELLRHNPKRRKITTNCTIGLRGLINLGNTCFMNCIVQALTHTPLLRDFFLSDRHKCEMQSNSCLVCEMSQLFQEFYSGHRSPHIPFRLLHLVWTHARHLAGYEQQDAHEFLIAALDVLHRHCKGDDNGKKANNPNHCNCIIDQIFTGGLQSDVTCQVCQGVSTTIDPFWDISLDLPGSSTPFWPLSPGTDGSTVNGESHVTGPTTLTDCLRRFTRPEHLGSSAKIKCSGCHSYQESTKQLTMKKLPIVACFHLKRFEHSAKLRRKISTYVSFPLELDMTPFMASSKDSRMNGQYQQPVDTLNNDNKYSLFAVVNHQGTLESGHYTTFIRQHRDQWFKCDDAIITKASITDVLDSEGYLLFYHKQFLEYE; encoded by the exons gcCAAGTCGTGTATCTGTCACATGTGCGGCGCCCACCTGAACCGGCTGCACTCCTGTTTGCACTGCGTCTTCTTCGGCTGCTTCACCAAGAAGCACATCCACGAGCACGCCAAAAACAAGCGCCACAACCTGG ctaTAGACCTATTATATGgtgggatttattgttttgtgtgccAAGACTACATATACGACAAAGACATGGAACAGATTGCCAAAGACGAACAAAGAAAAGCCTGGAAATTGCAAG GTATAGGAGAGAAGTATTCCACATGGGAGCCCACCAAAAGAGAGCTGGAGTTACTACGGCATAACCCTAAACGCCGAAAAATCACCACAAACTGCACCATCG GTTTGCGGGGCTTGATAAACTTGGGGAATACGTGCTTCATGAACTGCATCGTCCaggcgctcacacacacgccccTCCTGCGAGACTTCTTCCTGTCCGACCGACACAAGTGCGAGATGCAATCCAACTCCTGCCTGGTGTGCGAGATGTCACAGCTCTTTCAGGAG ttttaCTCCGGCCACCGCTCTCCTCACATTCCCTTTCGGCTGCTGCACCTGGTGTGGACGCACGCGCGCCACCTGGCCGGCTACGAGCAGCAGGACGCCCACGAGTTCCTGATCGCCGCGCTCGACGTCCTCCATCGCCACTGCAAAG GCGATGACAACGGAAAGAAGGCCAACAATCCCAACCACTGCAACTGCATCATCGACCAAATCTTCACTGGAGGCCTACAGTCTGACGTCACCTGCCAAGTCTGCCA gggcgTGTCCACCACTATCGACCCGTTCTGGGACATCAGCCTGGATCTGCCAGGCTCTTCTACGCCCTTCTGGCCCCTGAGTCCCGGGACAGACGGCAGCACCGTCAACGGAGAGAGTCATGTGACCGGACCAACCACGCTCACAGACTGTCTGCGAAG gtttACTCGGCCTGAACATCTCGGAAGCAGTGCCAAGATCAAGTGCAGCGGTTGCCATAGTTACCAGGAGTCCACCAAACAGCTGACAATGAAGAAGCTGCCCATCGTGGCCTGTTTCCATCTGAAA agGTTTGAGCACTCTGCTAAGCTAAGGAGGAAGATCAGTACGTATGTCTCCTTCCCCCTGGAGCTGGACATGACCCCCTTCATGGCCTCCAG taaaGACAGCCGGATGAACGGACAGTACCAGCAGCCAGTGGACACCTTAAACAATGACAATAA gtATTCCCTGTTTGCGGTTGTCAATCACCAGGGCACCCTGGAGAGCGGTCACTACACCACCTTCATCCGCCAGCACAGGGACCAGTGGTTCAAGTGTGACGACGCCATCATCACCAAGGCCAGCATCACGGACGTGCTGGACAGCGAAGG GTACCTGCTGTTTTATCATAAGCAGTTCCTAGAGTATGAGTAG
- the usp22 gene encoding ubiquitin carboxyl-terminal hydrolase 22 isoform X2, producing MCGAHLNRLHSCLHCVFFGCFTKKHIHEHAKNKRHNLAIDLLYGGIYCFVCQDYIYDKDMEQIAKDEQRKAWKLQGIGEKYSTWEPTKRELELLRHNPKRRKITTNCTIGLRGLINLGNTCFMNCIVQALTHTPLLRDFFLSDRHKCEMQSNSCLVCEMSQLFQEFYSGHRSPHIPFRLLHLVWTHARHLAGYEQQDAHEFLIAALDVLHRHCKGDDNGKKANNPNHCNCIIDQIFTGGLQSDVTCQVCQGVSTTIDPFWDISLDLPGSSTPFWPLSPGTDGSTVNGESHVTGPTTLTDCLRRFTRPEHLGSSAKIKCSGCHSYQESTKQLTMKKLPIVACFHLKRFEHSAKLRRKISTYVSFPLELDMTPFMASSKDSRMNGQYQQPVDTLNNDNKYSLFAVVNHQGTLESGHYTTFIRQHRDQWFKCDDAIITKASITDVLDSEGYLLFYHKQFLEYE from the exons ATGTGCGGCGCCCACCTGAACCGGCTGCACTCCTGTTTGCACTGCGTCTTCTTCGGCTGCTTCACCAAGAAGCACATCCACGAGCACGCCAAAAACAAGCGCCACAACCTGG ctaTAGACCTATTATATGgtgggatttattgttttgtgtgccAAGACTACATATACGACAAAGACATGGAACAGATTGCCAAAGACGAACAAAGAAAAGCCTGGAAATTGCAAG GTATAGGAGAGAAGTATTCCACATGGGAGCCCACCAAAAGAGAGCTGGAGTTACTACGGCATAACCCTAAACGCCGAAAAATCACCACAAACTGCACCATCG GTTTGCGGGGCTTGATAAACTTGGGGAATACGTGCTTCATGAACTGCATCGTCCaggcgctcacacacacgccccTCCTGCGAGACTTCTTCCTGTCCGACCGACACAAGTGCGAGATGCAATCCAACTCCTGCCTGGTGTGCGAGATGTCACAGCTCTTTCAGGAG ttttaCTCCGGCCACCGCTCTCCTCACATTCCCTTTCGGCTGCTGCACCTGGTGTGGACGCACGCGCGCCACCTGGCCGGCTACGAGCAGCAGGACGCCCACGAGTTCCTGATCGCCGCGCTCGACGTCCTCCATCGCCACTGCAAAG GCGATGACAACGGAAAGAAGGCCAACAATCCCAACCACTGCAACTGCATCATCGACCAAATCTTCACTGGAGGCCTACAGTCTGACGTCACCTGCCAAGTCTGCCA gggcgTGTCCACCACTATCGACCCGTTCTGGGACATCAGCCTGGATCTGCCAGGCTCTTCTACGCCCTTCTGGCCCCTGAGTCCCGGGACAGACGGCAGCACCGTCAACGGAGAGAGTCATGTGACCGGACCAACCACGCTCACAGACTGTCTGCGAAG gtttACTCGGCCTGAACATCTCGGAAGCAGTGCCAAGATCAAGTGCAGCGGTTGCCATAGTTACCAGGAGTCCACCAAACAGCTGACAATGAAGAAGCTGCCCATCGTGGCCTGTTTCCATCTGAAA agGTTTGAGCACTCTGCTAAGCTAAGGAGGAAGATCAGTACGTATGTCTCCTTCCCCCTGGAGCTGGACATGACCCCCTTCATGGCCTCCAG taaaGACAGCCGGATGAACGGACAGTACCAGCAGCCAGTGGACACCTTAAACAATGACAATAA gtATTCCCTGTTTGCGGTTGTCAATCACCAGGGCACCCTGGAGAGCGGTCACTACACCACCTTCATCCGCCAGCACAGGGACCAGTGGTTCAAGTGTGACGACGCCATCATCACCAAGGCCAGCATCACGGACGTGCTGGACAGCGAAGG GTACCTGCTGTTTTATCATAAGCAGTTCCTAGAGTATGAGTAG
- the LOC118779796 gene encoding tumor necrosis factor receptor superfamily member 13B gives MSAHCGDGQFWDALVRQCLPCERACDQPYRRVRCAEFCVSLRCHARAGSYYDRLLKRCMSCTELCGSHPAECAHACGGEYLPQQKVPASAVSPTSLSETRPSLRQPPSPGLGGEHQGAVIYSLLGLCLAVLLCTLSLALLVLLWRSRGGRGARSPPREAETSESKHRPSSKDCLMEPVVEGWVQGAGLQKKTRPTETCMHCFPELRPCRRDDKPPTLYQQAAVTAAPGGTSQTALPCDKPATLRIICSPTQTST, from the exons ATGAGCGCGCACTGCGGGGACGGCCAGTTCTGGGACGCGCTGGTGCGCCAGTGTCTGCCGTGTGAGCGCGCCTGCGACCAGCCCTATCGCCGGGTGAGATGCGCCGAATTCTGCG TGTCCCTCAGGTGCCACGCCCGGGCGGGGAGCTACTACGACCGGCTGCTGAAACGCTGTATGAGCTGCACTGAGCTCTGTGGCAGCCATCCGGCTGAGTGCGCCCACGCCTGCGGCGGTGAGTACCTGCCGCAGCAGAAAGTACCTGCCAGCGCCG tgTCCCCCACCTCGCTGAGTGAGACAAGGCCATCGCTGCggcagcccccctcccccgggcTGGGGGGGGAGCACCAGGGGGCGGTGATCTACTCTCTGTTGGGGCTGTGTCTGGCGGTGCTGCTCTGTACCCTCTCCCTcgccctgctggtgctgctgtggaGGAGCCGGGGGGGCCGAGGGGCCAGGTCACCCCCCCGGGAGGCCGAGACCAGCGAGTCCAAGCACCGCCCCTCCTCCAAAG ACTGTCTGATGGAGCCGGTGGTGGAGGGGTGGGTGCAGGGTGCTGGGCTGCAGAAGAAGACCAGGCCCACAGAAACCTGTATGCACTGCTTCCCTGAGCTGCGACCCTGCCGTCGCGACGACAAGCCCCCGACGCTCTACCAGCAGGCTGCCGTCACAGCGGCCCCTGGGGGAACCTCCCAAACCGCGCTCCCCTGCGACAAGCCTGCCACCCTGAGGATCATCTGCTCCCCGACACAGACCAGCACCTGA